In Desulfomonile tiedjei DSM 6799, a genomic segment contains:
- a CDS encoding type II toxin-antitoxin system HicB family antitoxin: protein MKINILYREEKGWFVGHIQEYPDYESQGKTLPELRDNLIEIYEDIRKGLVPDAEPFQILEVAI from the coding sequence ATGAAGATAAATATTCTATATAGAGAAGAAAAAGGATGGTTTGTGGGACATATCCAAGAATATCCCGACTATGAAAGCCAGGGAAAGACTTTGCCGGAATTGAGAGACAATCTAATAGAAATCTACGAAGATATCAGGAAAGGTTTGGTACCCGACGCAGAACCTTTTCAGATATTGGAAGTAGCGATTTGA
- a CDS encoding AP2 domain-containing protein, with amino-acid sequence MTRLSAKNPPRNITRVDHDHKGDHGWIVTMQRKGAVIVKRFSDGIYGGKQKALKAAVEYRDSFLARDKPFDHQIWIRTRLRKNNKSGIPGVHRYEIKANPNTGNVRVYWIAAWTNEHGVTRQRKFSVAQYGEEEAKLLAIAERDYQLRRVVAINAADRKIVSPDQKGIWKASRVKEDHDGEGERKVQKGNEDHGRGAANRVQIIEATIDQNGNVTLLESVELESARRALVTILAEGR; translated from the coding sequence ATGACCCGTCTCTCCGCCAAGAATCCTCCTCGTAACATCACGCGCGTAGATCACGACCACAAGGGAGACCACGGGTGGATTGTCACAATGCAGCGGAAAGGAGCAGTCATCGTCAAGCGCTTCTCCGATGGCATTTATGGTGGGAAGCAAAAAGCATTGAAAGCTGCAGTCGAGTACCGAGATTCCTTTCTTGCCCGCGACAAGCCTTTTGATCATCAGATCTGGATTCGTACCCGCCTCCGAAAAAACAACAAATCCGGCATTCCCGGTGTTCACCGATATGAGATCAAAGCCAATCCCAATACTGGAAACGTTCGTGTGTACTGGATTGCAGCATGGACCAATGAGCACGGTGTCACCCGTCAACGCAAGTTCTCGGTAGCGCAGTATGGTGAAGAGGAGGCAAAACTCCTTGCTATTGCAGAGCGCGATTATCAGCTCAGGCGGGTGGTCGCCATCAACGCGGCAGATCGTAAGATCGTATCTCCTGACCAAAAGGGGATTTGGAAAGCGAGTCGGGTGAAAGAAGACCACGATGGTGAAGGCGAAAGAAAGGTTCAGAAGGGAAACGAGGATCATGGTCGCGGAGCTGCAAATAGAGTCCAGATCATTGAAGCGACGATCGATCAAAACGGAAATGTGACACTGCTTGAGTCTGTGGAATTGGAATCCGCACGACGTGCCCTCGTGACGATACTCGCCGAAGGACGGTAG
- a CDS encoding sigma-54 interaction domain-containing protein, translated as MVHIEKELSPRETKMILDSVADGVFTVDEHFTVTYFNRAAHEITGVPVEEAIGKPCCEVFRAEICEGQCALKQTILTGTPVVNQAVFILRADGNRIPISISTAVLKDDQGHILGGVETFRDLSMVEALRKEVEKSYTFEDIISCSRKMHDLFAILPDVAMSDSTILIEGESGTGKELMAKAIHNLSGRRDSEMVTVNCGAIPDALLESELFGYKAGAFTDAKRDKPGRFAQADGGTIFLDEIGDVSPALQVRLLRVLQERKFEPLGGTETRSTNVRVLAATNRDLQTMVTDNKFREDLYYRIQVFKISLPPLRDRKEDIPILVEHFIHRLNLLRGKDVAGISSGAMAAFMSYNWPGNIRELQNAIEHAFILCRGGVIELGHLPPHFQESAGAREGLPPGLTLASIEARMIQDTLQRQNGNKAATARELGIDKTTLWRKMKRLGMT; from the coding sequence ATGGTGCACATCGAAAAAGAACTCAGCCCCAGGGAAACCAAGATGATCCTGGACTCTGTTGCCGATGGCGTATTCACGGTGGACGAGCACTTCACGGTTACGTACTTCAACAGGGCAGCTCACGAGATTACGGGAGTTCCGGTTGAAGAAGCCATTGGCAAACCATGTTGCGAGGTCTTTCGCGCAGAGATCTGTGAAGGTCAATGTGCCTTGAAACAAACTATCCTCACGGGAACACCGGTAGTGAACCAGGCCGTTTTCATCCTGCGTGCGGATGGCAACCGCATACCCATCAGCATCAGTACGGCTGTGCTTAAAGACGATCAGGGCCATATTCTCGGGGGTGTGGAGACATTTCGTGACTTGAGCATGGTGGAAGCCCTCAGGAAAGAGGTAGAAAAATCGTATACATTTGAAGATATCATTTCTTGCAGCCGCAAGATGCATGATTTATTTGCGATACTACCGGATGTTGCAATGAGCGATAGCACCATACTCATAGAGGGAGAAAGTGGAACGGGAAAGGAGTTGATGGCAAAGGCAATCCACAATTTGTCGGGTCGCCGGGACAGTGAAATGGTGACAGTCAATTGTGGTGCGATTCCGGACGCTCTTCTGGAATCCGAGCTGTTCGGGTACAAGGCAGGGGCTTTTACAGACGCAAAACGAGACAAACCGGGCCGTTTTGCCCAGGCAGATGGCGGAACTATCTTTCTTGACGAGATTGGTGATGTAAGTCCTGCATTGCAGGTTCGACTCTTGCGAGTGTTGCAGGAACGGAAGTTTGAACCTCTCGGAGGAACTGAAACGCGATCCACGAATGTTCGGGTCCTTGCCGCTACGAACAGAGATTTACAGACAATGGTGACTGACAACAAATTCAGAGAAGATTTGTATTATAGAATTCAGGTCTTCAAGATTTCACTCCCTCCACTTCGGGATCGCAAAGAGGATATCCCGATTTTGGTGGAGCATTTCATCCACCGACTCAATTTGCTACGGGGTAAAGATGTTGCAGGAATCTCATCCGGAGCCATGGCGGCTTTCATGAGCTATAACTGGCCTGGAAATATACGTGAATTGCAGAATGCGATCGAACACGCTTTTATATTATGCAGAGGGGGAGTGATTGAATTGGGGCATTTGCCGCCCCATTTCCAGGAGAGCGCAGGAGCAAGAGAAGGACTTCCGCCGGGCCTGACTTTGGCGAGTATAGAAGCCCGAATGATTCAAGACACACTCCAAAGACAAAACGGAAACAAAGCAGCCACCGCACGTGAACTGGGAATTGACAAAACGACTCTTTGGAGAAAAATGAAGAGGCTCGGCATGACATGA